A stretch of Miscanthus floridulus cultivar M001 chromosome 13, ASM1932011v1, whole genome shotgun sequence DNA encodes these proteins:
- the LOC136498874 gene encoding uncharacterized protein, with product MEFFPDGGFVRLQSRQNRKYIHADGDWVGVTLRPLGRVPSLEAVWRVEHWVSNRGHVFVLLQNAAYGRYLSLSVHPERPRHLSRRVIQRDFDDPNLVDAFLWRWRAQRVDPDQDYVRLRQFNFHLRADGRYLTWNWKTRVTGDLARRRTLTTMMQWTVHAVAATPLPLPLPVTPLEPQIQGGRRGQSFWALWRRTGYGPGVYEDVPREIRHVRANDEGEFEQNHYIWRSFITHDLPVVDLRIYLGNLQDDWTGDMLDFTLCIRPGSHGRLMPLVTHLPRSTDPLSIVVFRTGSPATAALVYPQIYAPAP from the exons ATGGAATTCTTCCCCGACGGGGGCTTCGTGCGGCTTCAGAGCCGCCAGAACCGCAAGTACATCCACGCCGACGGGGACTGGGTGGGGGTCACCCTGCGCCCGCTCGGCCGCGTCCCATCCCTGGAGGCGGTGTGGCGGGTGGAGCACTGGGTCTCGAACCGGGGGCACGTCTTCGTCCTCCTCCAGAACGCCGCCTACGGCCGCTACCTCTCGCTCTCGGTCCACCCGGAGCGGCCCAGGCACCTCAGCCGCCGCGTCATCCAGCGCGACTTCGACGACCCCAACCTGGTGGACGCCTTCTTGTGGAGGTGGAGGGCTCAGAGGGTGGACCCCGACCAGGACTACGTCCGCCTGCGCCAGTTCAACTTCCACCTCCGCGCCGACGGCAGGTACCTCACCTGGAACTGGAAAACCCGCGTCACCGGCGACCTCGCACGAAGGCGCACGCTCACCACCATGATGCAGTGGACGGTCCACGCCGTCGCGGCGACCCCGCTACCGCTACCCCTTCCGGTTACACCACTTGAGCCTCAG ATTCAGGGAGGCCGCCGTGGCCAGTCATTCTGGGCCTTATGGCGGCGCACCGGGTACGGCCCCGGGGTGTATGAGGATGTGCCGCGGGAGATCCGGCACGTGCGGGCGAACGATGAAGGGGAGTTCGAACAGAACCATTACATCTGGCGCTCATTCATTACGCATGACTTACCCGTGGTCGATCTGAGGATCTACCTGGGAAACCTTCAGGACGACTGGACCGGGGACATGCTTGACTTCACGTTGTGCATACGGCCCGGCTCGCATGGGCGGCTAATGCCGCTGGTCACCCACCTACCTCGCAGCACAGATCCCCTGAGCATCGTCGTATTCAGGACCGGATCACCAG CTACGGCGGCATTAGTGTATCCCCAGATATATGCACCAGCACCGTAG
- the LOC136499084 gene encoding uncharacterized protein → MDLFHDGAFVRLRSRANRKYVHADGDWEGVSLRSRGSSPSLELEAVWRVEHWVNQGTTFLRLQNAAYGRYLSLSGEDAPPGHRGLKAVQRDLDEPDMVNFFLWRWRVERVYPFQDYVRLRHFNRDLRANGRLRRWNTGVTVDFNRGRRLTTMMQWTVHLVAATPVPMPLPAAPQHQIPGGCRRDLLFWRRTGRGPGIYQLPQREIRHVRATDEGNFDQNHHNWPSFDIYDHSVFHLRIQLGQLQHDWDGEMFGFTLCMRPGSHGRLMPLVTDLPRSLEPMYIVVFRTGSPAAAALVYPIL, encoded by the exons ATGGACCTCTTCCACGACGGGGCCTTCGTGCGGCTGCGGAGCCGCGCGAACCGCAAGTACGTCCACGCCGACGGGGACTGGGAGGGGGTCTCCCTGCGCTCGCGCGGCTCCTCCCCATCCCTGGAACTGGAAGCGGTGTGGCGGGTGGAGCACTGGGTGAACCAGGGGACGACCTTCCTCCGCCTCCAGAACGCCGCCTACGGCCGCTACCTCTCGCTGTCGGGCGAGGATGCGCCGCCCGGCCACCGCGGCCTCAAGGCCGTCCAGCGCGACCTCGACGAACCCGACATGGTGAATTTCTTCTTGTGGAGGTGGAGGGTCGAGAGGGTGTACCCCTTCCAGGACTACGTCCGCCTGCGCCACTTCAACCGCGACCTCCGCGCCAACGGCAGGCTCCGCAGGTGGAACACCGGCGTCACCGTCGACTTCAACCGAGGCCGCAGGCTCACCACCATGATGCAGTGGACGGTCCACCTCGTCGCGGCAACCCCGGTACCGATGCCCCTTCCAGCTGCACCTCAGCACCAG ATTCCGGGAGGCTGCCGCCGAGACCTGTTGTTCTGGCGGCGCACCGGGCGCGGGCCCGGGATTTATCAGCTTCCGCAGCGGGAGATCCGGCACGTGCGTGCGACCGATGAAGGGAACTTCGACCAGAACCATCACAACTGGCCCTCATTCGATATCTACGACCACTCCGTGTTCCACCTGAGGATCCAGCTGGGGCAACTTCAGCACGACTGGGACGGGGAAATGTTCGGCTTCACGTTGTGCATGCGGCCTGGCTCGCATGGCCGGCTAATGCCGCTGGTCACCGACCTGCCCCGCAGCTTAGAACCCATGTACATCGTCGTCTTCAGGACCGGATCACCAG CTGCTGCGGCATTAGTGTATCCAATACTGTGA